Proteins encoded together in one Terriglobales bacterium window:
- a CDS encoding transcriptional repressor, translating into MDSEGIKRSFDSSGLRCTPQRYAVMAFLLECHRHPTAAEIFEAVNRVDPRSSRATTYNNLRDLVQAGLVREVPVEGRAARFEAKGMRHHHFICDRCGNVEDVEWYGVPKPGAGSLGKRLVRECELMFRGLCAKCARRRASG; encoded by the coding sequence ATGGACTCGGAGGGGATCAAGCGGTCCTTCGACAGCAGTGGGCTGCGATGCACACCGCAGCGCTACGCGGTGATGGCATTCCTATTGGAATGCCACCGGCATCCCACAGCTGCGGAAATTTTCGAAGCCGTGAATCGCGTGGATCCGCGCTCTTCCAGGGCTACAACTTATAACAACCTGCGGGACTTGGTGCAGGCGGGTTTGGTGCGGGAAGTGCCCGTTGAGGGCCGGGCTGCGCGATTTGAGGCGAAAGGCATGCGGCATCACCACTTCATCTGCGACCGCTGCGGCAATGTTGAGGACGTAGAATGGTACGGAGTGCCCAAGCCTGGCGCGGGCTCCCTCGGTAAGCGGCTGGTTCGCGAATGCGAACTCATGTTCCGGGGTCTGTGTGCGAAGTGCGCCCGGCGGCGTGCTTCCGGTTAA